A genomic segment from Gossypium hirsutum isolate 1008001.06 chromosome D04, Gossypium_hirsutum_v2.1, whole genome shotgun sequence encodes:
- the LOC107899343 gene encoding LOW QUALITY PROTEIN: PRA1 family protein A1 (The sequence of the model RefSeq protein was modified relative to this genomic sequence to represent the inferred CDS: inserted 1 base in 1 codon) — MDWGNVTAEDLIDALREVDWSSPPRPLPEFFSRFTFPRSYAKWNSRLKCNLYYYRTNYFIMVVVILGLGFLRRPVAILSAMLTALSIAFLNDSFAGXFSEKVTRTVRQFSPHLAAKMRPPLTPVIRGRPSAKRTIHICGWPRWVFVFIFSAVSFILWYVSCGLLTVLWALAIALLATILHASFRTPNLKARLNTFREEFRAVWRNYSEL, encoded by the exons ATGGATTGGGGAAACGTAACCGCAGAGGATCTGATCGACGCGCTTCGTGAAGTTGACTGGTCATCACCGCCACGACCTCTCCCCGAATTCTTCTCTCGTTTCACCTTCCCTCGATCATATGCCAAATGGAATAGCCGCCTTAAATGCAATCTCTacta CTACCGAACCAATTATTTCATCATGGTTGTTGTCATTCTTG GTTTGGGATTCTTGAGGAGACCGGTTGCTATTTTATCTGCGATGTTAACAGCACTTAGCATTGCTTTTCTGAATGATAG CTTTGCTG ACTTTAGTGAGAAGGTGACAAGAACTGTGAGGCAATTCTCTCCACATTTAGCGGCTAAGATGAGGCCTCCTCTTAC GCCTGTTATTCGTGGTCGTCCCTCTGCTAAAAGAACAATTCACATATGTGGTTGGCCTCGTTGGGTCTTTGTCTTCATATTCTCAGCTG TGAGTTTCATCCTTTGGTATGTATCCTGTGGTCTCTTGACTGTGCTCTGGGCGCTTGCCATTGCACTTCTTG CCACTATCCTCCATGCAAGTTTTAGAACACCTAACCTGAAGGCTCGTCTTAACACTTTCCGTGAGGAGTTCCGTGCAGTTTGGCGCAATTACAGTGAGCTGTAG